A stretch of the Sphingobacterium thalpophilum genome encodes the following:
- a CDS encoding type I polyketide synthase encodes MNTTDVAVIGLSCVFPGAHDASTFWQNIINKVDSTQPAPADRIDPIHFSDSGGSSVDRFYCKRGGFIPDYAFDPTAYGILPLAVEGTEPDHLLTLDLVQKALADAGVFQKQRSLEKTGIIIGKGNYTGPGATRAIEIVRTGEQMAALLQELLPDVPASEIEKVKQAFQKRKGRFAADTAMGLIPNLVASLVANRFNLGGVAFTVDAACASALIAVDHAVQELLRGRSDMIVAGAVHTGQNAAFWSIFAQLGALSRNEQIKPFSKDADGLLIGEGCGFVVLKRLEDALRDQDKIYAVIKGVGVSSDGHGSSVMTPSVKGQLKALQQAWQNAQLDVKQIGYLEAHGTGTPLGDKTELQTLAEFFGNEDSVLSAGIGSVKSNIGHAMPAAGIAGLIKTCLALYHDTLPPTLYCEDPIVEMEQTRFAPIQEAKPWSRSGLPKVAGVNAFGFGGINAHVVLEAYDSIKKDPVLVLARPTHAELLSALHNKETDPGEGSYRLAVFDPTADRIDKAIKIVSKNKPWRNKQDIWYTCDPLLQQGGKIAFVFPGLDGLAKGEVESVKRYFSLAAPIEIEGNGLLSDALDIFNRCSILDKSLKKLGIYPDMNAGHSLGEWLAGYSSELAEASSVMQLIDVLDPKTFELRDSKFIAIGAGLAEVQPLIAEIPDVYVSNDNCPHQVILCGSIAALEELVPILKARQIFHQILPFQSGFHSPFVADRLELILAGMEKVTFQQTKIPLWSATTLQPYPANQQAIRQLSAEHLVQPVRFRELTEKLYEEGARFFIQVGTGGLTGFIDDTLKGKTFSTLASSVTSRSALAQLQRVVAALFVEGKTVPLDFLSLQQAVKKPATNGIRLQLGSPIVRNFDAVKSLGQYFNLAQQQPAVSKTNIGHPLVRAFQDNMAEMMRMQEEVLTAFQNRMQSTVLAPDPPSSLSAVLHSSTHFSTALKVSLDSHPYLIDHSLLRQPAGWTEVADMEPVIPMTMIFELLAEIAQAERPQTTIHKIMQVSVFQWMNVAQPFEKTANGEWRSAHHAFVEIENFANAEVLLADTWPVPPTVDLSIGKLLSITRTPEEIYEKHMFHGPAYQGILEIRAVGERGISGKIKGNGGKGSLLDNAGQLFGLWLQLTLAKDRIAFPVKIKEIEFFDAMHDQDGLFDCTCVLTELNDEFAVADITLLREGKVWCAIRGWQNRRLEIDVALWNVSMSPLHNRLSEEIAPGIFYFHQAYTRVASWDFILKRYFNQTEKQYYQRLLPNRRKSWMVGRVAVKDAVRHLLTQHKDSPCYPIVFEIRSNEVGRPYLHGDMTEDIHVSLAHKGRDAVAIAQQGKPVGIDMELIEERSAGFYPLVFTDAEQALLKDKDQAEWTTRFWTAKEAYGKYMGTGLQGNPKRYQVERIEGDHLWINQIEIKTIKHQNYIIGWTL; translated from the coding sequence ATGAATACAACAGATGTTGCCGTCATCGGCCTATCTTGTGTTTTTCCCGGTGCACATGATGCCAGCACTTTTTGGCAAAATATCATCAATAAGGTCGATTCCACTCAACCTGCACCAGCGGACCGGATCGATCCCATCCATTTTAGCGACAGTGGGGGAAGCAGCGTGGACCGTTTTTATTGTAAACGGGGCGGATTTATTCCAGACTATGCATTTGATCCCACCGCTTATGGAATACTGCCACTCGCCGTTGAAGGCACCGAACCAGACCATCTGTTGACACTAGATCTGGTACAGAAAGCGCTGGCAGATGCGGGGGTGTTCCAAAAGCAACGTTCGCTTGAAAAAACGGGTATTATCATCGGCAAAGGTAACTATACCGGTCCGGGCGCGACACGCGCCATCGAAATCGTGCGAACCGGTGAACAAATGGCGGCACTCTTACAGGAACTGCTGCCGGATGTACCCGCTTCCGAAATTGAAAAGGTGAAACAGGCCTTTCAGAAGCGAAAAGGACGCTTTGCTGCAGACACAGCCATGGGTCTGATTCCCAATCTTGTAGCCTCCCTGGTAGCAAACCGCTTTAATCTGGGCGGTGTGGCATTCACCGTTGATGCAGCATGCGCCAGCGCCCTGATTGCTGTGGACCATGCTGTACAGGAGCTGCTGCGTGGCCGCAGCGACATGATCGTTGCCGGTGCTGTACACACGGGTCAGAATGCCGCTTTTTGGAGCATTTTTGCACAACTGGGTGCCTTGTCTCGCAACGAGCAGATCAAACCCTTCAGCAAGGATGCCGACGGCCTGCTTATCGGTGAAGGATGCGGTTTCGTCGTCTTGAAACGGCTGGAGGATGCGCTGCGCGACCAAGATAAGATCTATGCGGTGATCAAGGGTGTAGGTGTCAGCAGTGATGGCCATGGTAGCAGTGTGATGACACCGTCGGTCAAGGGCCAGCTGAAGGCTCTGCAGCAAGCCTGGCAAAATGCACAGCTGGATGTAAAACAAATCGGCTATCTGGAAGCACATGGCACAGGAACACCTCTGGGTGATAAGACGGAACTGCAGACCCTTGCAGAGTTTTTCGGAAACGAAGATTCCGTCCTCAGTGCCGGTATCGGATCGGTCAAATCCAATATCGGTCACGCCATGCCCGCAGCGGGAATCGCCGGTTTAATAAAAACCTGCCTCGCCCTATACCACGACACCTTACCTCCAACTCTCTACTGCGAAGATCCTATAGTTGAGATGGAACAAACACGCTTTGCCCCTATACAGGAAGCTAAGCCTTGGTCACGGTCAGGGTTGCCAAAAGTCGCTGGCGTAAATGCCTTTGGTTTTGGCGGCATCAACGCACATGTGGTACTGGAAGCTTACGATAGCATCAAAAAAGACCCCGTACTGGTACTTGCTCGCCCCACCCACGCCGAGCTGCTCAGCGCACTGCATAATAAGGAGACCGATCCGGGCGAAGGTAGCTATCGCCTCGCTGTATTCGACCCCACAGCAGACAGGATCGACAAAGCAATCAAAATCGTTTCCAAGAATAAACCGTGGCGAAATAAACAGGATATCTGGTACACCTGCGACCCGCTGTTGCAACAGGGCGGTAAAATCGCCTTTGTATTCCCCGGGCTGGATGGCCTGGCCAAGGGAGAGGTCGAGTCCGTGAAACGCTATTTTAGTCTGGCAGCCCCGATAGAAATAGAGGGAAACGGCCTTTTGAGTGACGCATTGGATATATTTAACAGGTGTAGCATCCTCGACAAATCACTTAAGAAGCTTGGGATCTATCCCGATATGAATGCGGGACATAGCCTAGGAGAATGGCTTGCCGGATATTCTTCAGAACTCGCAGAAGCGAGTTCTGTCATGCAGCTCATCGATGTGCTCGACCCGAAGACCTTTGAACTCAGGGATTCTAAATTTATTGCCATCGGGGCCGGTCTGGCAGAAGTGCAACCCTTGATCGCGGAAATTCCCGATGTATACGTATCGAACGACAATTGCCCGCATCAAGTGATATTATGCGGCAGCATTGCGGCCCTTGAAGAGCTCGTTCCAATATTGAAAGCCAGACAGATTTTCCATCAGATTTTACCGTTCCAATCCGGTTTCCATTCGCCCTTTGTGGCAGACAGACTTGAGCTTATTCTGGCCGGCATGGAAAAGGTGACCTTTCAGCAAACAAAGATTCCTTTGTGGTCGGCAACGACATTGCAGCCTTATCCGGCAAACCAGCAAGCGATCCGGCAGCTGAGTGCCGAACACCTTGTCCAACCCGTCCGTTTCCGTGAATTAACAGAAAAGCTCTATGAAGAGGGCGCTCGCTTTTTTATACAGGTGGGTACAGGTGGCTTGACCGGTTTTATCGACGACACACTAAAAGGTAAAACATTCAGCACGCTGGCATCCAGTGTAACAAGCCGCTCCGCTCTAGCACAGCTACAACGTGTCGTTGCGGCACTTTTTGTCGAGGGAAAAACAGTCCCACTCGATTTCCTATCCCTGCAGCAGGCAGTCAAGAAGCCTGCCACAAACGGGATCAGACTGCAGCTGGGATCCCCCATCGTACGTAATTTTGATGCTGTCAAAAGCCTGGGACAGTATTTTAATCTCGCCCAGCAGCAGCCGGCGGTCAGCAAAACAAATATAGGACATCCGCTGGTACGGGCATTTCAGGATAATATGGCTGAAATGATGCGCATGCAGGAGGAAGTGCTGACCGCCTTCCAAAACCGGATGCAGTCCACTGTGCTAGCACCGGATCCCCCATCTAGCTTATCGGCGGTTCTCCATTCCAGCACACATTTTTCAACAGCTTTGAAGGTCAGTCTGGACAGCCATCCTTACCTGATCGACCATAGTCTCCTGCGGCAGCCAGCAGGCTGGACAGAAGTTGCCGATATGGAACCGGTCATTCCCATGACGATGATTTTTGAGCTGCTGGCCGAAATTGCTCAGGCAGAACGACCGCAGACCACAATTCACAAAATCATGCAGGTCAGCGTCTTTCAGTGGATGAATGTAGCGCAGCCTTTTGAGAAGACGGCCAACGGAGAATGGCGTTCGGCTCATCATGCCTTTGTAGAAATCGAAAATTTTGCGAATGCCGAAGTACTGCTGGCAGATACATGGCCTGTACCGCCTACCGTGGACTTGTCCATTGGAAAGCTTCTTTCCATTACCCGGACTCCGGAAGAAATCTATGAGAAACATATGTTTCACGGGCCAGCCTATCAAGGCATTCTGGAAATCAGGGCGGTAGGCGAAAGAGGCATCTCCGGCAAAATCAAAGGCAACGGCGGGAAAGGGTCTTTATTGGACAACGCCGGTCAGCTGTTTGGCTTGTGGCTGCAGCTTACATTGGCCAAAGACCGCATCGCTTTTCCTGTTAAGATCAAAGAAATAGAGTTTTTTGACGCTATGCACGATCAGGATGGCCTATTCGATTGTACCTGTGTACTAACCGAGCTCAATGATGAATTTGCAGTTGCGGACATCACCCTGCTTCGCGAGGGAAAAGTGTGGTGCGCCATCCGGGGCTGGCAAAACCGACGACTGGAAATCGACGTTGCTCTGTGGAACGTATCCATGTCGCCCTTACACAATAGGCTTTCCGAGGAAATCGCCCCGGGCATATTTTATTTTCACCAGGCCTACACCCGGGTAGCATCGTGGGACTTCATTCTTAAACGCTATTTCAACCAAACCGAAAAGCAGTATTACCAACGGCTGTTGCCCAACCGCAGAAAAAGCTGGATGGTGGGCCGCGTGGCGGTCAAAGATGCTGTGCGACATCTGTTGACACAGCATAAAGATAGCCCCTGTTATCCCATCGTGTTTGAGATTCGCTCCAACGAAGTCGGCAGACCTTATCTCCATGGGGACATGACAGAAGATATCCATGTCTCCTTGGCCCATAAGGGCAGAGACGCGGTGGCGATTGCACAACAGGGCAAACCTGTCGGCATCGACATGGAGCTTATTGAAGAGCGCAGCGCTGGATTTTATCCGCTGGTTTTTACAGATGCTGAACAGGCATTGCTAAAGGATAAGGATCAGGCCGAATGGACGACGCGCTTCTGGACCGCGAAAGAAGCTTATGGAAAATATATGGGCACAGGCCTCCAAGGGAACCCAAAACGTTATCAGGTAGAGCGCATCGAGGGAGATCACCTCTGGATTAATCAAATAGAAATCAAAACAATCAAACATCAAAATTATATTATCGGATGGACACTTTAA
- a CDS encoding glycosyltransferase produces the protein MAKFVFVVPPLTGHVNPTLSIGAALLARGHQVAWISLDQALSAKLPDGGQLLLIQYDQTDDEKKQSKKYLDIISKKVVYGIDSIKFLYEEVLVPLNRHCYKGILALLESYNPDLVIGDHQLFAASIAATQLGLPHATTVTAPAAVKIVSELPKVHEWEVQQIMALQRELGVTENRPLDCSDLLTLVLTSRYFFGEMDLPANYHFTGPVLSQRHSGHAFDWDTFHAGRAKKILVSIGTTFDHDHKRAFFQKVIEAFRNEDLTVVVVSDPQLFDTWPQNFMVCQQVPQLELLPHLDAVICHGGHNTVSETLSQGLPLVVIPIAYDQSHVAGRVVRTGAGERLNFNRFKAHHLRDSTYNILNNPAYREAAGRVRQSFTDAGGTATAADLLERAIAPIPAAADKPAKFLFVVPPFFGHISPTLSVGASLIARGHEVRWFGITPLADQHIPAGGRYIYPKAELAPFEEELQYILKRQDDGPSCSGPEVMKLALEETYVPIAKMMMPGLERLMCEWQPDVIINDCITFGGALFAHKHQIPCVTTTPVPPDVMGDTEKNAPKVFEWQQNLIKELQKAVGISDEGIFIHSHRLNLVFTSQAFAGFETAPAHMKFVGPVKGRPNNAAFDWERLEASTTPRIFVSLGTLLVDIRKAFFGKLIEAFADQPVTIVAATAPEIFEEWPSNFIVSSFVPQSALMPHMDMVICHGGFNTVNDTFTNGLPMLITPIAYDHFHTARLIEQSGCGLSIRYKRLRIEALRDTVFELLENPKYRIAAKAVQATFLTAGGNDRAVALLEDFVEQERTALVQL, from the coding sequence ATGGCTAAATTTGTATTTGTTGTCCCACCATTAACAGGTCACGTCAATCCAACGCTAAGCATTGGCGCTGCCTTGCTGGCACGAGGACATCAGGTTGCCTGGATCAGTCTCGACCAAGCCCTGTCCGCAAAACTTCCGGATGGCGGACAACTGTTGTTGATACAATACGACCAGACTGACGACGAAAAAAAACAAAGTAAAAAATATCTTGATATTATCTCAAAGAAAGTCGTTTATGGCATTGATAGCATCAAGTTTTTATATGAGGAAGTACTGGTTCCTTTAAACCGGCATTGCTACAAGGGCATCCTTGCTCTGTTGGAATCGTATAATCCCGATTTGGTTATCGGTGACCACCAGCTTTTTGCAGCATCAATCGCGGCGACGCAGCTTGGACTACCTCATGCTACTACAGTGACGGCGCCCGCGGCGGTTAAAATCGTCAGCGAACTGCCAAAAGTACATGAATGGGAAGTACAGCAGATTATGGCTCTGCAGCGGGAACTGGGGGTGACGGAAAATCGGCCATTGGATTGTTCCGATTTGCTCACACTTGTCCTCACCTCCCGTTACTTCTTCGGGGAAATGGACCTGCCAGCAAACTACCACTTTACGGGCCCTGTGCTCAGCCAACGCCACTCTGGACATGCCTTTGATTGGGATACCTTCCATGCTGGCAGGGCGAAGAAAATTCTCGTCAGCATAGGAACCACCTTTGACCACGATCATAAGCGCGCATTCTTTCAAAAGGTGATCGAAGCTTTCAGAAACGAGGACCTCACCGTCGTTGTTGTCTCAGACCCACAGCTTTTCGACACCTGGCCGCAAAACTTTATGGTCTGTCAGCAGGTTCCGCAGCTGGAGCTGTTGCCACATCTGGATGCTGTTATATGTCATGGCGGCCATAATACGGTGTCCGAAACGCTTTCTCAAGGCCTACCGCTCGTCGTGATCCCCATTGCTTATGATCAGTCGCATGTCGCCGGACGAGTGGTACGTACCGGAGCTGGTGAGCGACTCAATTTTAACCGATTTAAAGCCCATCATCTCAGAGACAGCACCTACAACATACTGAATAATCCCGCCTACCGCGAGGCTGCAGGCAGGGTACGCCAGTCTTTTACAGATGCTGGAGGCACAGCAACAGCTGCAGACCTCCTCGAGCGTGCTATTGCTCCCATACCGGCGGCCGCAGACAAACCAGCAAAGTTCCTGTTTGTCGTCCCTCCCTTTTTCGGACACATCAGTCCGACCTTGAGCGTAGGTGCCAGCCTCATTGCACGTGGACATGAAGTCCGATGGTTCGGTATTACGCCACTGGCGGATCAGCACATCCCCGCAGGTGGTCGTTACATCTATCCTAAGGCGGAACTGGCACCCTTTGAGGAAGAACTGCAGTATATCCTAAAGCGCCAGGATGATGGCCCCTCCTGCTCCGGTCCTGAAGTGATGAAACTGGCGCTCGAAGAGACCTATGTTCCGATTGCCAAGATGATGATGCCCGGACTAGAGAGGTTAATGTGTGAATGGCAGCCCGATGTGATTATCAACGATTGCATCACCTTTGGTGGAGCGCTGTTTGCGCACAAACATCAGATACCCTGTGTCACAACAACTCCGGTCCCCCCGGATGTGATGGGCGACACGGAGAAAAATGCACCAAAGGTATTTGAGTGGCAGCAAAATCTGATCAAAGAGCTGCAAAAGGCTGTGGGTATCTCTGATGAAGGTATCTTTATCCATTCCCACCGGTTAAACCTGGTGTTCACATCACAGGCTTTTGCAGGGTTCGAAACCGCGCCTGCACATATGAAGTTTGTCGGCCCGGTAAAAGGACGGCCCAACAATGCAGCTTTCGACTGGGAACGGCTTGAAGCCAGTACAACGCCCCGGATATTCGTCTCCTTAGGCACGCTGCTGGTCGATATCCGAAAGGCATTTTTCGGAAAGCTTATCGAGGCCTTTGCGGATCAGCCTGTCACAATTGTTGCGGCCACCGCACCGGAAATATTTGAAGAATGGCCATCCAACTTTATTGTCAGCAGTTTTGTGCCTCAATCAGCCTTGATGCCGCATATGGATATGGTTATCTGTCACGGTGGATTTAACACTGTGAACGATACTTTTACGAACGGACTACCTATGCTGATCACTCCTATCGCTTATGATCATTTCCATACAGCCAGACTGATTGAGCAGTCGGGTTGCGGGCTCAGTATCCGATATAAGCGCCTACGCATCGAAGCCTTACGGGACACCGTGTTTGAGCTACTTGAAAACCCGAAATATAGGATCGCGGCCAAAGCGGTGCAAGCAACTTTCCTGACTGCGGGTGGCAACGACCGGGCAGTAGCCTTACTGGAAGATTTTGTCGAACAAGAACGTACCGCACTGGTGCAATTATAG
- a CDS encoding alpha/beta fold hydrolase: MPIITVNNRNVHVQELNRGAEHTVVLIHGMFSNLSIYYFHIAPILAQHFHVVLYDLKSHGLSERTRDGYDLDSMACDLNGLLDTLHLQKVYLAGYSFGGLIALKTALRIPERIEGLVVMEAPDPQDEKARHIIDEYSKEFLAHYIANFTDTTKLKMGKRQFEKNHRLYEFLFHQTSIKSDMVREQYFLRDMDTDRLPASTLLLYGTNSNCRQAGEWLSSKISTAQLQLVPGDHNIPIQEPVKLAEAIIQFLSNTLLQHHG, from the coding sequence ATGCCAATAATCACGGTCAACAATAGGAACGTTCATGTGCAGGAACTGAACCGGGGTGCCGAACATACTGTGGTACTGATCCACGGTATGTTCAGCAACCTGTCCATTTATTATTTTCATATCGCTCCGATCCTGGCACAGCATTTTCACGTGGTACTTTATGACCTCAAAAGTCATGGTCTGAGCGAGCGCACACGCGATGGTTATGATCTCGATAGCATGGCTTGCGATCTGAACGGATTACTGGATACTCTTCATCTCCAGAAAGTCTATCTCGCGGGTTATAGTTTTGGTGGTCTGATCGCGCTGAAAACGGCTTTGCGGATTCCAGAGCGGATTGAAGGTTTAGTTGTGATGGAAGCTCCAGATCCACAGGATGAGAAGGCGCGCCATATCATAGATGAATATAGCAAAGAGTTTTTGGCGCATTATATCGCCAATTTTACCGATACGACAAAACTGAAGATGGGTAAACGTCAGTTTGAAAAAAACCACCGCCTTTATGAGTTCTTGTTTCACCAGACCAGCATCAAATCCGATATGGTCAGGGAGCAGTATTTTCTGCGTGATATGGATACCGACAGGCTTCCCGCATCCACCCTGCTGCTCTATGGGACTAACTCCAACTGTAGGCAGGCGGGCGAATGGCTATCTTCCAAAATAAGCACGGCGCAGCTTCAGCTGGTTCCCGGTGATCACAACATCCCGATACAGGAGCCGGTAAAGCTCGCGGAGGCTATCATTCAATTTTTATCTAACACTTTATTGCAACACCATGGCTAA
- a CDS encoding acyl carrier protein, whose protein sequence is MDTLNTALKMNHDELFTLLKGFITEVIGEEFVEEMDITPESSFTKDLEMDSIEIVSFSEKIKAHFGDQIDFTGWLSSMDLDQLINLDLRMIINYIYECQ, encoded by the coding sequence ATGGACACTTTAAATACCGCATTAAAAATGAACCACGACGAACTCTTTACCTTATTGAAAGGCTTTATCACAGAGGTAATCGGAGAGGAATTCGTCGAAGAAATGGACATCACACCGGAAAGCTCGTTCACAAAAGACCTGGAAATGGACAGCATTGAGATCGTTTCCTTTTCAGAGAAAATAAAAGCTCATTTTGGCGATCAGATCGATTTCACGGGCTGGTTGTCCTCCATGGATCTGGATCAGCTGATCAATCTGGACCTTCGTATGATCATCAATTATATCTACGAATGCCAATAA